From the genome of Bacteroidota bacterium:
ATCAGTCCTTCGTAATCGTACGCCTGGAATACATAGAATGGTTTGTTTTGATAATGCAAGGTGTTGCGAAGATCGATCAATTCATTCCAACTGATTGATCCTTGAATTTTTTTGCTGATCACATCAGCGTTCGGCAATCTTTCAATGATATCTTTGCGATAGTACATCACGCCAATATCTATATAGAGCGGCATGGCAACCAAGCGTCCATCATCCACGCACGATCGCATCGCCGGGGAAATAATATTTTGTTGAGCGGCGGTCGGAAAATATGGATTAAGATCTTCACACCATTTTGCAAAACGTGGTGTCCAGATATAATCCACGGAAAACACATCCAATCTATCGCTTTTACTTCGCAGCGAACGGGCAAGCAGTTCCTTCCTTTCATTTGTACTGAACTTGCTGAATGTAAGATTTACTGGAATAACTTCTATTTTACCAGCATGTTTCTTGTTAAAGAGATCAATCACCGCTTTATGAGCTGGGGATATATGATCTGCAAAATAGACTTTCGAAACATTGCTCTGTTCAAAAATGAAGCTCCGAGCACTAAAATCGGACGTGAACAGAAATACCACGAACAGGCCAAATAACAGGCCTACTGTCAGTAAAAAAACTTTCATTGTTGTGTTCGTCATAACAACAAAATAGAGTAAGAGTATTCTAAATGCAAGACTCAAAGCTGCTCTGTTAAAGCTTAGTAGAAATGTCAGGGTTAGCGCTCAATAGAAATGTCAAAGTGTGTATCTTTGAGACACAACAAAAAAAAAGCCCTGCCCGGGGGAAGGCAGGACTCTATAGCGAGATGAAGCGGGGGGTATAACAAGCGAAGTAATTATAAATGTATTTTTTCTATAGCCTCCTTTAGTTGTTCAAACGCGACAGGTTTTCGCAGCGTGCTCGTCATCGGATCGGTTTGGACAAACTGTCCTACCTCTGCTCCCGATATTAAGATGACCGGCGTATTTTTTGTTCGGTTATCGTTTCGGATTTTTTTGATAAATTCAAGGCCATTCATAATTGGCATGTGATAATCAGTGAGAATGAGATCCGGAACTGTTTTCTCAATAAGATCTATAGCTTCTGTTCCGGATTCAGCAAAAACTACTTCTGAATCCTCTGCAATTCGCTTCATAAATCTGGAAAGAATAAGTCTGTTCCCTTTTTGATCGTCAACAATCATAATTTTTTTACAGGTTGATGGCACTTGTTTTGTAAAGGTCAGAATGAATGTTGTCCCTTTTCCCTCCGTGCTCTCTGCTTCGATGGATCCCTGATGTTTTTTCATAATCTCATAACACATCGGCAGTCCTAATCCTGTTCCTATTTCTCCTTCCAAACCTTTGCGAGTGTATTTTTCTTCTACTTTGAAAATCTTTTCCAGGTCTTCTGCCGGCATACCAACTCCCGTATCGGAAACAGTCACGACGAGCTGTGTATTGGAGTCTTCTGTAAGATCGATAGAGATTGTTCCTCCCGCAGGGGTAAATTTCAATGCATTGCCGACTAGGTTTAATAATAATTGGCGAAGCAGCTGTTCGTCAGCATACATAAAAGTACCGATCGGTATTAATGAACGGAGCTCGATGTTCTTCTTCTTTGCAAGACCAAGCATGGTTATCATAATTTCCGAAGCAACCGTACCGAGATTTACCGATTGAAACTTCACTTGCATTCTCCCCGTTTCCAATCGTGACCAATCAAGTAACGAATTAACCATATTCAGCTGCTGCAGTGCTGCATCGTTTATATAATTGATATATTCCATTTTTTCACTATCGGAGAGTACGTGGAATTCGCTTTTCAATAAATCACAGAAACCAAGAATGGAACTGAAGGGCGAACGAAGGTCGTGCGATACAATCGCTAATATTTTATCCTTTTGCGTATTAATCTTTGTCAACTCTTCCTGGGCAATTTCCAGTTTCTGTATATTTTTAAGAATCTGTTGTTCCAACAAAGTCCGTTCGGTGATATCCTCCAGTATTCCTTCGAAACCGATGCAGCCACCCTGTTCGTCTCGCAATAATCTGGAATGTGCAAGAACGGTGATGATAGAACCATCTTTTTTCTTCAACTCAAGTTCTGTCGGCCGAGCATCCGGGTTTGCCAGAAGTTTTTCAAACAGCTTCATACGCTGTTCGGGATTCACATAAACATCTTTTTCAAGATTTAAATGGTGCAGTTCATCAAACGTTTCGTACCCGAGCAAGCGCAACAACGCAACGTTTGCATTAATCAATTTTCCGTCAATATTCGATTCATACATGGGTAGGACAGAATTTTCGAACAGCGACCGGTATCGATTTTCATTTTGGTGTACCGTCTGTTCCCAACGTTTTCGTTCGCTAATGTCTCGGAACTCCGTTAAGACGAATGCTTCTTGAGCGTCGTCCACCAACAGCGAAGTAGACACTTCTGCAAATACAATTTGTCCGGAGTTAAACTGAAGCTTTTTTTCCGCCTTGGCCGTAAAATTTTTGCGTTGAACTCTCTCTTTATACTCTTCAAAGACCTGCGCTCGG
Proteins encoded in this window:
- a CDS encoding PAS domain S-box protein, whose amino-acid sequence is MSQSAVTTKIYSILQNVPVDQFAESLNNYTHYQSHKITPDILEMVWDRTVDGMLLTDSDGIIIAVNAAFCSLVNMEEDELKGLPFTVIYDRTVDRAQVFEEYKERVQRKNFTAKAEKKLQFNSGQIVFAEVSTSLLVDDAQEAFVLTEFRDISERKRWEQTVHQNENRYRSLFENSVLPMYESNIDGKLINANVALLRLLGYETFDELHHLNLEKDVYVNPEQRMKLFEKLLANPDARPTELELKKKDGSIITVLAHSRLLRDEQGGCIGFEGILEDITERTLLEQQILKNIQKLEIAQEELTKINTQKDKILAIVSHDLRSPFSSILGFCDLLKSEFHVLSDSEKMEYINYINDAALQQLNMVNSLLDWSRLETGRMQVKFQSVNLGTVASEIMITMLGLAKKKNIELRSLIPIGTFMYADEQLLRQLLLNLVGNALKFTPAGGTISIDLTEDSNTQLVVTVSDTGVGMPAEDLEKIFKVEEKYTRKGLEGEIGTGLGLPMCYEIMKKHQGSIEAESTEGKGTTFILTFTKQVPSTCKKIMIVDDQKGNRLILSRFMKRIAEDSEVVFAESGTEAIDLIEKTVPDLILTDYHMPIMNGLEFIKKIRNDNRTKNTPVILISGAEVGQFVQTDPMTSTLRKPVAFEQLKEAIEKIHL